The following coding sequences are from one Betaproteobacteria bacterium window:
- the ispG gene encoding flavodoxin-dependent (E)-4-hydroxy-3-methylbut-2-enyl-diphosphate synthase — protein sequence MTLLRKSTRSCRIGPVVVGGGAPVVVQAMTNTDTADVLATAIQTAELARAGSELVRITVNTPEAAAAVPRIREHLDRMGCAVPLIGDFHYNGHRLLSDEPACAEALAKYRINPGNVGFGKKKDEQFARMVELACRYDKPVRIGVNWGSLDQELLARLMDENSRQAEPRDATEMMRHAMVTSALESAARAEEFGLPGERIILSCKVSSVQDLIAIYRELARRADYALHLGLTEAGMGSKGIVASTAALAVLLQEGIGDTIRVSLTPEPGGSRSQEVIVAQEILQTMGLRAFTPMVAACPGCGRTTSTFFQELAGDVQDFVRARMPEWRLHYDGAENMTLAVMGCIVNGPGESKHANIGISLPGTGEAPSAPVFEDGVKTVTLKGEGIAAEFKAIIERYVERTYQKKLKS from the coding sequence ATGACGCTCCTGCGCAAGTCCACGCGGTCCTGCCGCATCGGCCCCGTCGTGGTGGGCGGCGGAGCGCCGGTGGTCGTCCAGGCCATGACCAACACCGATACCGCCGACGTCCTGGCCACCGCGATCCAGACCGCCGAACTGGCCCGGGCAGGGTCGGAACTGGTCCGCATTACCGTCAATACCCCCGAGGCTGCCGCAGCCGTGCCCAGGATACGGGAGCACCTCGACCGCATGGGCTGCGCGGTGCCCCTCATCGGCGATTTCCACTACAACGGCCATCGCCTGCTGAGCGACGAACCGGCCTGTGCCGAGGCCCTGGCCAAGTACCGCATCAACCCGGGCAACGTCGGCTTCGGCAAGAAGAAGGACGAGCAGTTCGCACGCATGGTCGAGCTCGCCTGCCGCTACGACAAGCCGGTGCGTATCGGCGTCAACTGGGGCAGCCTCGATCAGGAACTGCTGGCCCGCCTCATGGACGAGAACAGTCGTCAGGCCGAACCCCGGGACGCCACCGAAATGATGCGCCACGCCATGGTCACCTCGGCCCTGGAGTCCGCGGCGAGGGCCGAGGAATTCGGTCTGCCGGGAGAACGCATCATCCTGTCCTGCAAGGTATCCAGCGTGCAGGACCTGATCGCCATCTATCGCGAGCTGGCGCGTCGCGCCGACTACGCCCTCCATCTGGGACTGACCGAGGCGGGCATGGGGTCCAAGGGCATCGTCGCCTCCACCGCCGCCCTTGCCGTGCTGCTGCAGGAGGGGATCGGCGACACCATACGGGTTTCCCTTACCCCGGAACCCGGGGGCTCCCGCAGCCAGGAAGTCATCGTCGCCCAGGAAATCCTTCAGACCATGGGCCTGCGCGCCTTTACGCCCATGGTCGCGGCGTGTCCGGGCTGCGGCCGCACCACCAGCACTTTCTTCCAGGAATTGGCGGGAGACGTGCAGGATTTCGTCCGCGCCCGCATGCCGGAGTGGCGCCTGCACTATGACGGTGCTGAAAACATGACCCTGGCGGTCATGGGCTGCATCGTGAACGGCCCCGGGGAATCCAAGCACGCCAATATCGGCATTTCCCTGCCGGGGACCGGCGAAGCGCCGTCGGCGCCGGTCTTCGAGGACGGTGTCAAGACCGTTACCCTCAAGGGCGAGGGTATCGCCGCCGAATTCAAGGCCATCATCGAGCGCTACGTCGAGCGCACCTATCAGAAGAAGCTCAAGTCATGA
- a CDS encoding helix-turn-helix domain-containing protein yields MNAEVREETVAVAEDPPSPSVGARLRAAREAKGMTLGDVAQALKLGVRQVEALEAGRWDALPGATFIRGFARNYARLLEIDPAPLMVELDGVLDLTAPRLDRPHGPQTPMPAPTAGRRRDFAVVGFGLGLVVLALLLYFVLPADFGRALEALRGLVQREAPQDTVPPSPAAVPEPVLPPGATPQQVLNPQAIPVGDAGNAPQAAAAPGESASPAPAGLAAPSAVVVAPSAAASTAATGATGVLRLVVERESWVEVKDGEGNLLLSQKLPAGSEHSVEGRGRLALVIGNASGVRLSFRGQAVDLAPHTRGEVARLTLE; encoded by the coding sequence ATGAACGCGGAAGTTCGCGAAGAGACTGTCGCCGTAGCCGAAGATCCACCGTCCCCCAGCGTGGGCGCGCGCCTGAGGGCTGCCCGCGAAGCGAAGGGCATGACCCTGGGCGACGTGGCACAAGCCCTCAAACTGGGCGTGCGGCAGGTCGAAGCCCTGGAGGCAGGGCGCTGGGATGCGCTGCCCGGCGCGACCTTCATACGCGGGTTTGCGCGCAATTACGCGCGTTTGCTGGAAATCGACCCGGCGCCGCTGATGGTCGAACTGGATGGCGTCCTCGACCTTACCGCGCCGCGCCTCGACCGACCCCATGGTCCGCAAACTCCCATGCCGGCGCCCACCGCCGGGCGTCGCCGGGACTTCGCCGTCGTCGGTTTTGGCCTGGGGCTGGTGGTCCTGGCCCTGTTGCTCTACTTTGTCCTGCCGGCCGATTTCGGTCGGGCCTTGGAGGCGCTGCGCGGCCTGGTCCAGCGCGAAGCGCCGCAGGACACGGTGCCGCCATCCCCTGCGGCGGTGCCCGAGCCCGTGCTTCCTCCCGGCGCCACGCCCCAGCAGGTCCTGAACCCCCAGGCGATTCCGGTTGGGGACGCGGGCAATGCCCCCCAAGCTGCGGCGGCTCCCGGGGAAAGTGCTTCTCCTGCGCCCGCCGGGCTGGCGGCGCCGTCTGCCGTTGTTGTCGCGCCTTCCGCGGCAGCTTCCACCGCGGCGACCGGTGCGACGGGAGTGCTGCGCCTGGTGGTCGAGCGCGAGTCCTGGGTCGAGGTCAAGGACGGCGAGGGGAATCTGCTCCTTTCCCAGAAACTTCCGGCAGGCAGCGAGCATAGCGTCGAAGGCCGCGGGCGTCTGGCGCTGGTCATCGGCAATGCCTCTGGCGTGCGGCTGAGTTTCCGCGGCCAGGCGGTGGATCTCGCCCCCCATACCCGGGGTGAAGTCGCTCGCCTGACCCTGGAATAA